In Melanotaenia boesemani isolate fMelBoe1 chromosome 1, fMelBoe1.pri, whole genome shotgun sequence, the genomic window tcattttcttcctttGCTGTCAAATTCTCtttctgccccccccccccccccacccctttcCAGTTTTGTCTATTTCCCTCCTTACAGTGTCTAGGGCGCGGGTGTTGAACAATCTCTCAGAGCTTCTGACAAGTGGATCAATTGTCTGTCCCCTGATAATAACCTGCCATCCACCATCCACACATTTCTGCACGAACACCGTCTGCCACCGAGCACCTTGATTTTCTCAATCCCCTTGTGGTTGGTTGATACTTCAGAAATGCATTTTGTACTAACCATTCCCCTGATACAGCGGATTCACACAATCGTAGAAAAATAGGTTTTACCCCTCCTCTTTGTGTATGTGGCATATTGCGACAGCTTTGCCTGGGTGTCCATAGAGCTCTGCAGATTTTGTGTAAACATGGCCAGTCACTGTTCACCACTGcttgaaatgtgtaaaatccACTCTTAGCAACCAAATGCAGATGCCaggtttgtttaaataaaataaataaataaaaacagcaatctGCTGCTAACGTGAAATTTATGGCCACTGTGAACCAAGTCCTGTTCACTATCGGAGTTTTAGTGTTAAGCCTGTTACACacatcatgatttttttaatcttatgagattttatacctttttttatcctcacacgtgaagataaaaaaatcagttttgatcgtactgtgtgtggtgtgctcccaTAATCTAATTACAGAACAACACGCATATAACAAGGCTGTCCCACAACTCATGCACagtctagtcctctgagccggaCAAACAtcgaaatgtagaagaagaaccatagcaacaactggcaaaaaatgaagaagaaacatagtaacaatcagaaaacacaacacacagcatggaagaggatatttaggacgagggaatgatggtggtcttgggactattgttaacagaaaaagccagaactgaaaaaaataccagactggagatggcatgaacacggactttatttatttctttgttccccagccagctcgctctctgattggctacattccgtgccacgtcaccatccacacagtcacaatgcacgagtcgtcggtGTTCCTCAAAAATCGGCTctaaaatattgaacatgttcaatattcccaattgtctgcttcttaaaataaaagttatgaacagaatcggtgacaaagggcagccttggcgtaatccaacccgcactggaaacgattctggtTTACTttaccaagctctgacaccggtcgtacaggaaccggacagctcgtacaagcgagtctggcactccatactcctggagtacccccccacaggagtccacgggggacacggtcgaatgccttctccaagtccacaaagcacatgtaggttggttgagcaaactcccatgccccctcaaagaccctgaagagggtgtagagctggtccactgttccacgaacgggacgaaaaccacactgctcctccccaaTCCTAGGTTCAATTATCCGACGTactctcctctccagcacccctgaatagaccttaccgggtaggctgaggagtgtgatccccctgtagttggagcacaccctccggtgcaatctttaaaataatttttagaaTTAAATGAGATGTGCATCCTTGATCTGACTAATTATTCCAGCAAGGGCTGTCACAATATCCAATTTTCGCTGCTCAATTATTATGGCCAGAAGTCACGATTATTGTTTATGCCAGCTTATCACAATGCACATAGTAGATTTAACGGAGCACAGGCATCCCTTTACAGAGGGAAACATTCATAGAATTTCCTTTGCTTCTTAATAAAGACCATCCTCTGTTTCTCTTGTCGGATGTCTGCataagaagcagcagcagctgaaggTGTTGCATTGGCAGAAACTTAATACATCTTTGACAGCGCTGTAGGAGTATGAGCAGTTTACAGTGAAACCGACATCAAAAACAGTAATACTGGGTTACATGCACGCAATGAATCCCTCTGAATCCCTCATGCATCCTTTGGCAATATCAATCCAGCACAGGAATAGAGGGCTGTGCCACTACCAATTAGCACTGTAATACAGAGAGACGAAAGGTCAAATTTAAACCATAAATAATATCAAAATAGAGCTCATGCCAATTTTGTTAAACTGGTCCGAGTCCAGATCCAAATGAGAATTTGTGTGTGagcttaaaataaactgttCTCCCACAACGGTTGTGAAAATTTAAGTGGTAAATATTGCATTGTGTGTTTAAAGTAACTCCCAAAGGTGTGTGTGGTTAACACGGACTTGTAGATGGAGAATATATGCAGATGGATACTTTTATAATTATAAGGTCACGTGTTTCCTCCTCACTTTTATAACATATAAAGTagttttttgctctttttcatttttatagatttgttaataaatatggttttaagctaattaattattttaatacattttgtaatttttttaatacaaaacattaaaaattagaTCTCAGCTTCTCAAATGTCGTCTTTGTTGCTTTAATTTGCttgtgaaaatattaaataattgaaTATTCTAGGATTTAGCTGCataaaacaacaatttaaagGAATGGTCTCGAACCCTTGGAGATTATAAACGTTACATTTAATTGCATAATTAAcgtattaataattaaaataaataattgcagaTCTAAACAATTGAAAAACCTTCCTGCTGAATGAATATACGTAAATGCAGCATATATGCTTTCTGCACATACAGATGAAAGAAACGAGGGTGGAAGAGTACTCGTGGGTGTTGCTCGTCATCTTGTCATTTGTCACGTTTAGTATCTGCACGTGCGGAGCAGGTACTAACTGTGCAGATGTTTTCAAGTGTTCATCCATCATGCTCATTCATGTGTACCAGCATAGTTTACGCTGACATATTTCCAGCAGCATGTCATCTCTGTCTCCAGACTGATTGCTAAACAGCTAGAGAGTAGAGCGGTGGAGGTGGAATCTCTTCTGTATTCCCTGCCCATCCTTTATTGATGGCAGAGTAATCACAGGGCCAGAGTACAAATCCACTTACTCTCTGCATTGCCTTAAGTAATGGATTTATGAGTGCATTAAAGAGCCGTAGTCATCCAGAGGCCCCTGCCAGACTGTCTCTCTCTTCATTCTCCCCCTGATCGACTGTCTTTGTGTTTTAGCCTGCctcatctgctgctgctctcacaGCTCATGCCGTTTGAGATCTCTCCGTCTTCCCATTCTCAATTGTCTCCTCACTGTAGGCTCATTTTCACTCTGTCTAGTTTCTGGCTGGCTTTAAGAGCATTGTGCAACCCATCGTTCCATTaccctttcttttccttgacTTATTCAGCCTTTCATCTTTTTATCCTTAGAGGAGCCCTGATTAGAGAAAAATCTCTATTTCATTTTTGCCTTCAAGACCAAGTAACCAGGCCAGGGGAGAGTTTGCTTTAGAAGAAGTTGGTGCTTTAGGGGTTTGATACGATGTCAGAGCAGCAACTTAAATGGCTGAACTGAACCAACACAGAATCGGAGCAGAGGCAGCGTTGAAGCTGAAGTTTCTGTCTTTGAGCTTTCTCAGAAAGGGTATGTGGAGATGCAAATAGAAAACGTTGCTGCAATGCTTctccttctttcactttttGGTCCTTCTGCCTGCTGCACGGTCCCTCTCCTCCCTTCTGTCCTCCTAATTAAGCTCAGCGAGCAGTGACACATCTGTGCCAAACATCCCATGAGATtgactgggtgtgtgtgtagtgtACATATCTTCTCTCTCCTTCACGTACACAACGTTTCACTTAACAGAGGTAGTGACAAAACACAACCCCAGGTAGTAAAAATGGAAAGCTTTtgaacagattatttttaagtTGTCTGGATTTACTGATCATTTCAGTGTGAGAATGTCTTgaaacataaagaaagaaaaacaaaaagctgtcaTATGAACACAACATTGAAGAAGACTGtattaagtaaaacaaacagattaaacaACTTTCATTCAATCTGCCCAAAATAGTTAGCTGTCTGAAGCTCTTAAAATGAGTCAAATGAGGTCAGTAATTTCTTTTGACCCTGTGCACTTAAAAGAAATGCcacaaaacctgtttttattccTGCAGTTTCACCAACTTCATCTTTCACACTTCTGTGCTTCACTCTCTCCATCTCATTCCCCCATCAAACAGAATCTTCAGAAGGTGTGTCTCTACAGCTGGGCAACTCCAAAGATTTCATCATTAGCTTGGACATCAAGTTCGTCTCCAACGGCAGCGTGTCTGTGATTCTTGAAACCACAGAGAAGGGCCTGCCTTTCACCATCCACTATGTTACCAGCACACAGCTCATCTCCTTCAAAGACCGTGACATCACCTACGGTATCGGACCACGAGCCACCTGGAGCACGCTGACCCGAGACCTGCTAACCGACCTCAGGAAGGGAGTCGGACTGTCGAACACAAAGGCCGTCAAAGCCACAAAGGTCAGTTTAAATGAGATCCTACCTGctggaaatgtttaatttttgtaaaaaaaaaaaaaaatctctactTCAGTAATCATTACAATGATTCAAAAACATATCCTGTAATGTTACAGTTTCCCATTTAATTGTTATAAATGTTGTGTGTTTTAGGGTTTCacccaaataaataattttaatataggGATGTACTGATACCAGCAGTGGATAACTGTCAGATACTATTGTGCATGTACACGCTCGTACAGTAATGGGATTTGTTAGTACTTGTATTTCTACTCGGTATCGGCAAGTACTCTATTGTAAATACTTGTCCTTGGTTTGGAAAAATGTAGTATCAGATGCGTTCCTTTAAGACAACTGACTTTGAGAAGTTGCAACTATTTTCCGACATTTTATAGAACAGAGAGCACTGATGATGTAGTCGTAGAAATTGATGAGCAAATAAGTTTGATACGTAAGCAATCATGATGAACAGTTATGTCTTTAAGTTGCGTTTTAGTTCGTGGTTTGTATTTTGTAAGTCAGCATTATTTTAGGCAGATTTTAGGCAGCGTAGACATTAGAGACAtttttcagaaatgaatgctgaGCATTAATCCCTTGTCTGCTTTTGCATCTTGTCAGATCATGCCCAGACGGGTGGCCCGGCTAGTCTTACACGGGCGTGGCTTCGTTGACAACGTCACCATCTCCACCACCGCCCACATGGCTGCCTTTTTCGCAGCAAGCGACTGGCTGCTGCGCAACCAGGACGAGCGAGGCGGATGGCCCATCATGGTCACCCGAAAACTAGGCGAGGGCTTCCGGCCTCTGGAGCCCGGCTGGTACTCAGCCATGGCTCAAGGCCAGGCCATGTCCACCCTGGTGAGAGCCTACCTTCTCACCAAGAACCAGGCTTACCTCAACGCTGCTCTCAAGGCAGTAGGACCCTACAAGGTGCCTTCAGCGCAGCATGGGGTCAAAGCAGTGTTCATGAACAAATATGACTGGTATGAAGAATACCCCACCACCCCCAGCTCATTTGTCTTGAACGGCTTCATCTACTCCCTGCTGGGACTCTACGACTTGGCTGAGACAGCCAGAGAGAAACTGGGCAGGGAGGCAGGGCAGCTGTTCAGTCGTGGCATGGAGTCACTGAAAGCCATGCTGCCCCTCTATGACACGGGGTCTGGAAGCATTTACGACCTGCGTCACTTCATGCTGGGCACCGCGCCTAACTTAGCTCGCTGGGACTATCACACCACGCACATTAACCAGCTACAGCTGCTGGCATCTATAGACAACTCCCCCATCTTCAAGGATGTCGTAAAACGCTGGAAAAACTACTTAAAAGGGATTCGTGCCAAGCACAACTAGTCAGACTAATAAACCacagattttacagctgaaacGAGATGAGGATCGATATATTCTGAGCTGATCAGATGATTGAATAAGAGGCGAGCGCTTACTTTCAGTCTGCGTCCACCTTTCTTTTGGTTGAGGTTCAAAATCTGAAGGGATGAGTTCAGTCAGCTGCAGCGCTCAATACTAAAACTTTCTAGTGTGCTCTGTTGCAGGTTTTATATTTTCAGCAACGTCGACTGTAGCTCTCTCGTTTTGTTATGTTTCCTAGTGTTTGTAATTATGCACAGACCTAGTTTTAGAGTGCGAGTGTTTGCATTCAGGAagaataaatgtgtgttttgttaaaaagaaaaatcaatataTGATGTTGGAGAAAGACAAAACTCCTtgaaccacttttttttttttttttacatttgttttagtcatccaacttttttctttttttttccctttaattttagatttacatttaaagattATCAAAACTGTGAATAACTGAGTATATGATAAAGTATTTGGAGGAAAATGTTgccaaaaagaaatgaatataATGAAAGTTAGATACTTTTGGTTTTGATTTCTCTACAAGCTGAAGAGTCAGATATTTTTTGTTCGCAAACCCAGTTTCTTTTCGAGCCTGTTTTCTCTTAAAGACTCTGATGACAAATAATTTCATTGGGGTCgattatgtttttactttaataagcTTACTCCT contains:
- the glceb gene encoding D-glucuronyl C5-epimerase B, whose amino-acid sequence is MRCLAARVNYKTLIVICALFTLITVLLWNRCSSDTSIRFLPRASFVVPSPKIGDESISSQQHPPQPPEPPPVVGVLGGIKYEEIDCLINDESTIKGRREGGEIYLPFSWMEKYFEVYGKMVQYDGYDRFEFQHSYSKVYAQREPYHPDGVFMSFEGYNVEVRDRVKCISGVEGVPLSTQWGPQGYFYAIQIAQYGLSHYSKNLTERAPHLEVYDTAEERDSRASSASWSVPKGCALSRVYDKTRSTSVRQFSAAESSEGVSLQLGNSKDFIISLDIKFVSNGSVSVILETTEKGLPFTIHYVTSTQLISFKDRDITYGIGPRATWSTLTRDLLTDLRKGVGLSNTKAVKATKIMPRRVARLVLHGRGFVDNVTISTTAHMAAFFAASDWLLRNQDERGGWPIMVTRKLGEGFRPLEPGWYSAMAQGQAMSTLVRAYLLTKNQAYLNAALKAVGPYKVPSAQHGVKAVFMNKYDWYEEYPTTPSSFVLNGFIYSLLGLYDLAETAREKLGREAGQLFSRGMESLKAMLPLYDTGSGSIYDLRHFMLGTAPNLARWDYHTTHINQLQLLASIDNSPIFKDVVKRWKNYLKGIRAKHN